The following are encoded in a window of Methylocystis rosea genomic DNA:
- a CDS encoding helicase HerA-like domain-containing protein, giving the protein MSETPSAVPGKILVGASMKEGKPHAYHYLLLALGNRHGLIAGATGGGKTVSLQRLAEGFSNAGTCVFLADVKGDLAGLSQPGEGKPAFVARAKEIGVLYEPDRFPVAFWDVFGEQGHAVRASISEMGPLLLSRLLDLNDVQEGVLNVVFKVADEQGMLLLDLKDLRAMLAHVAENAAAYKQKYGNVAPASVGAIQRQLLVLETQGGANFFGEPALDIMDFLRVDRDGRGVINILAADKLMRAPRLYATFLLWMLSELFEALPEVGDLDKPKLVFFFDEAHLLFSDAPKALLSAIEQVVRLIRSKGVGVYFITQNPLDVPDTVLGQLGNRIQHVLRAFTPRDQKAVRAAAETFRDNRALEEAEAIMQLGVGEALVSMLDAKGTPEVVERTLIAPPSARVGPISPEERKAVMAASASGGKYDTMVDRESAFEMLQARAKGKAEAESGAGGGLLGALGGILGGIFGKGDKNRMSPAELAARAAIQSAARSAGTQIARQILRGVLGGMSK; this is encoded by the coding sequence ATGAGCGAAACTCCGAGCGCCGTTCCCGGCAAAATCCTCGTCGGCGCAAGCATGAAGGAAGGGAAGCCGCACGCTTACCACTACCTTCTGCTCGCGCTTGGCAATCGCCATGGCTTGATCGCTGGCGCAACCGGCGGCGGCAAAACCGTTTCGCTGCAGCGGCTCGCGGAAGGCTTCTCTAACGCCGGAACCTGCGTCTTTCTCGCCGACGTCAAAGGCGATCTTGCGGGCCTGTCGCAGCCGGGCGAAGGCAAGCCGGCCTTCGTCGCTCGCGCCAAGGAGATTGGCGTTCTCTACGAGCCCGACCGGTTTCCCGTCGCTTTCTGGGACGTTTTTGGCGAACAGGGACACGCGGTTCGGGCTTCGATCTCGGAAATGGGGCCGCTGCTTCTTTCGCGCCTGCTCGATTTGAACGACGTCCAAGAGGGCGTTCTGAATGTCGTTTTCAAGGTTGCGGACGAGCAAGGCATGTTGCTGCTCGATTTGAAGGATCTGCGGGCGATGCTCGCGCATGTTGCGGAGAACGCCGCAGCCTACAAACAGAAATACGGAAATGTGGCGCCCGCGAGCGTCGGCGCCATTCAGCGGCAGCTGTTGGTGCTGGAGACGCAGGGCGGCGCAAATTTCTTCGGCGAGCCGGCGCTCGACATCATGGACTTCCTGCGAGTCGATCGCGACGGACGCGGGGTCATCAATATTCTCGCGGCAGACAAGTTGATGCGCGCGCCGCGGCTCTACGCCACCTTCCTTCTTTGGATGCTTTCCGAGCTGTTCGAAGCCCTGCCGGAAGTCGGCGATCTCGACAAGCCGAAGCTCGTCTTCTTCTTCGACGAGGCGCATCTTCTCTTTAGCGACGCGCCGAAGGCGCTGCTGTCCGCGATCGAACAGGTCGTGCGTCTCATCCGCTCGAAAGGCGTCGGCGTCTATTTCATCACGCAAAATCCGCTCGACGTGCCGGACACGGTTCTAGGCCAGCTCGGCAACCGCATTCAACATGTGCTGCGCGCATTCACGCCCCGCGATCAGAAGGCGGTGCGCGCCGCCGCCGAGACCTTTCGCGACAATCGCGCCCTCGAGGAAGCCGAGGCGATCATGCAGCTTGGCGTCGGCGAAGCGCTGGTGTCGATGCTCGACGCCAAGGGAACGCCGGAAGTCGTCGAACGCACGTTGATCGCGCCGCCGTCCGCCCGCGTAGGACCGATATCGCCGGAGGAACGGAAAGCCGTCATGGCCGCGAGCGCCTCCGGGGGAAAATACGACACGATGGTCGATCGTGAATCCGCATTCGAAATGCTGCAGGCGCGCGCCAAGGGCAAGGCCGAGGCCGAAAGCGGCGCGGGCGGCGGTCTGCTCGGCGCGCTCGGCGGCATATTGGGCGGCATTTTCGGCAAGGGCGACAAGAATCGCATGTCGCCGGCCGAACTCGCGGCGCGCGCCGCAATTCAATCGGCGGCGCGTTCCGCCGGGACACAGATCGCGCGCCAAATTCTGCGCGGCGTGCTGGGCGGCATGTCGAAGTGA
- a CDS encoding DUF3280 domain-containing protein, which translates to MIDRRGLLGFALLLPLPLSQAASALAEEPRKRLLVLDFELVDTSNEPVDQSAEHAKRLARARDDIGAGIAARRVYDVVDRGPIAADLDAILKQTYIRTCNGCELSLARKAGADLVLTGVVNKVSTLILSMGVSIARVSTGELIYHQGFDFRGDNDQSWARATKFFVDRIARDPLN; encoded by the coding sequence ATGATCGACCGCCGCGGCCTGCTCGGATTCGCCCTGCTCCTGCCCCTTCCGCTGTCGCAAGCCGCGTCGGCGCTGGCCGAAGAGCCGCGCAAACGCCTGCTCGTTCTCGATTTCGAGCTGGTCGACACGTCAAACGAGCCTGTCGACCAAAGCGCCGAACATGCAAAACGACTGGCGCGGGCGCGTGACGACATCGGCGCAGGAATCGCCGCGCGGCGCGTCTATGACGTCGTTGATCGGGGCCCCATCGCGGCGGATCTCGACGCGATCTTGAAGCAAACCTACATTCGCACCTGCAACGGCTGCGAATTGTCGCTTGCCCGCAAGGCCGGCGCCGATCTCGTTCTGACGGGCGTCGTCAACAAGGTCAGCACGCTTATCCTCAGCATGGGCGTGTCAATCGCGCGCGTCTCGACGGGCGAACTGATCTATCATCAAGGGTTCGATTTTCGCGGGGATAATGATCAATCCTGGGCGCGCGCGACGAAATTCTTCGTCGATCGCATCGCTCGCGATCCGCTGAATTGA
- a CDS encoding ABC transporter ATP-binding protein, translating into MKDTSPAGGAASLDVSIASKDYHSASWPLRALEGLRLTLPAGQAGAVVGPSGCGKTTLLRLIAGLDKDYVGTIVLPEHGRLGMVFQEPRLLPWRSVIDNIRIAAPHAHEEEIAALLDELGLAEHAAHFPRELSLGLARRVALARALAVKPDLLLLDEPLVSLDAALARDLREMIARLIDERRITTLIVTHDLREAIALGDRLFLLSARPAHVVATIDVPSPRRALERETAERLEAQARDAFAAARAGSSQPRHPSA; encoded by the coding sequence TTGAAAGACACGTCTCCCGCTGGCGGCGCGGCGTCTCTCGACGTCTCGATCGCGTCTAAGGATTATCATTCCGCCAGCTGGCCGCTTCGGGCGCTGGAGGGGCTGCGGCTGACGCTGCCCGCGGGACAGGCGGGCGCTGTCGTCGGCCCTTCCGGCTGCGGCAAGACGACTCTGTTGCGCCTCATCGCCGGCCTCGACAAGGACTATGTCGGAACGATCGTCCTGCCCGAACACGGCCGGCTCGGCATGGTCTTCCAGGAGCCGCGATTGCTGCCCTGGCGCAGCGTCATCGACAATATCCGCATCGCCGCGCCGCATGCGCACGAAGAAGAGATCGCCGCGCTCCTCGACGAACTCGGTCTCGCCGAGCACGCGGCGCATTTCCCGCGCGAACTTTCGCTCGGCCTCGCGCGGCGGGTCGCGCTTGCGCGGGCGCTCGCCGTCAAGCCGGACCTCCTGCTGCTGGACGAACCGCTTGTTTCGCTTGACGCCGCGCTTGCCCGAGATCTGCGCGAGATGATCGCAAGGCTCATCGACGAGCGGCGCATCACGACGCTCATCGTGACTCACGATCTGCGCGAGGCGATTGCGCTTGGAGACAGACTGTTCCTGTTGTCGGCGCGTCCCGCCCATGTCGTCGCCACGATCGATGTGCCGTCGCCGCGAAGAGCGTTGGAGAGAGAGACGGCGGAAAGGCTTGAAGCGCAGGCGAGAGACGCGTTTGCCGCGGCGCGCGCCGGGTCATCGCAGCCGAGACATCCTAGCGCTTGA
- a CDS encoding M48 family metallopeptidase, translating to MLRLLRQGPTPTGGASILTLVHAGETILVALRRSQNARRFTLRVRFAARDAVLTMPKRASLRDARDFAQRHAAWIASRLDRLPATIPFAHGSVAPLRGVDHMIAHHPDRRGVTWIEPRDDAEAPFTLCVAGQTEHVHRRVQDHLKREARRDLEEAVARHTGALSLPPRGVGLRDPISRWGSCSASGSLNFSWRLIMAPPFVLDYLAAHEVAHLVHLDHSPRFWKLTRRLCADTDHAEAWLSAHGAHLHKYGAKAR from the coding sequence ATGCTTCGACTCCTGCGCCAAGGACCGACGCCAACTGGCGGCGCGTCAATTCTCACATTGGTCCACGCCGGCGAAACAATTCTCGTCGCTTTGCGTCGGTCACAGAATGCGCGGCGATTCACTTTGCGTGTGCGCTTCGCCGCACGCGATGCGGTGTTGACGATGCCGAAGCGGGCGTCATTGCGCGATGCGCGAGATTTTGCCCAGCGCCACGCTGCCTGGATCGCTTCGCGTCTCGACAGGCTTCCTGCAACCATTCCTTTCGCGCATGGTTCGGTCGCGCCTCTTCGCGGCGTCGATCATATGATCGCCCATCATCCGGACCGTCGGGGGGTCACCTGGATCGAGCCAAGAGACGACGCCGAGGCTCCCTTCACGCTTTGCGTCGCTGGTCAGACCGAACATGTGCACCGCCGCGTTCAGGATCACCTGAAGCGGGAGGCGCGACGCGACCTCGAAGAGGCGGTCGCCCGCCACACTGGCGCACTCAGTCTCCCGCCGCGCGGCGTCGGCCTGCGCGATCCGATCAGCCGATGGGGATCATGTTCGGCCTCCGGCTCGTTGAACTTTTCCTGGCGGCTGATTATGGCGCCGCCATTCGTCCTCGATTACCTCGCCGCCCACGAGGTCGCGCATCTCGTGCATCTCGACCATTCGCCGCGATTCTGGAAGCTGACGCGGCGGCTCTGCGCCGACACGGATCACGCCGAAGCCTGGCTTTCCGCCCATGGCGCGCACCTCCACAAATATGGAGCCAAAGCGCGATGA
- a CDS encoding YjgN family protein, protein MNDMTVDAAQRAPESSDIVFTGDNDEFRDLLRKGALLEIVTFGFYRFWLATKIRQHLWSHTVLDGDAFAYLGTARELLIGFLFAIAILAPLYLASFLLGVEAERAQSFASSLFGVFFLTFWQFAVYRARRYRLHRTAWRGLRFHMDGSGVSYALRAMGWGFVSVVTLGLALPWMQAALERYKMRHTYYGDLRGDFIATGGSFFKQGWMLWIGAAFTAAAYLVGPVLYELTKQGAWFLLILPTLPAWVFIYARFKALQWKWWLEGVRIGDVRAASTLERHALTRNYWIFVGLFFASLLAAGIGAALAIAFLPKILGVVLAVFFYLALIVQYSILWRTYFVQRVWRIVVNSLTIHNLHTAQEVAMRLDASSPTALGEGFADSLDVAGF, encoded by the coding sequence ATGAACGACATGACAGTAGACGCGGCGCAGCGCGCGCCGGAGTCGAGCGACATTGTTTTCACGGGCGACAACGACGAATTTCGCGACCTTCTGCGCAAAGGCGCGCTCCTTGAGATCGTCACCTTTGGCTTCTACCGCTTTTGGCTGGCGACCAAAATCCGCCAGCATCTGTGGTCGCATACGGTGCTAGACGGCGACGCCTTCGCCTATCTTGGCACGGCGCGCGAACTGCTCATCGGCTTTCTCTTCGCTATCGCGATCCTCGCCCCACTCTATCTCGCGTCTTTTCTGCTCGGCGTCGAAGCGGAACGCGCACAATCGTTCGCGTCGTCCCTGTTCGGCGTGTTCTTTTTGACCTTTTGGCAGTTTGCGGTCTATCGGGCGCGGCGTTACCGCTTGCATCGCACCGCCTGGCGAGGGCTGCGCTTTCACATGGATGGCTCCGGCGTTTCCTATGCGCTGCGCGCCATGGGCTGGGGTTTTGTCAGCGTCGTCACGCTCGGGTTAGCGCTGCCGTGGATGCAGGCGGCATTGGAACGCTACAAGATGCGGCACACCTACTACGGCGATCTTCGTGGCGACTTCATTGCAACCGGCGGCAGTTTCTTCAAACAGGGCTGGATGCTTTGGATCGGCGCCGCCTTCACGGCGGCGGCTTATTTGGTGGGTCCTGTCCTCTATGAACTCACGAAGCAAGGCGCTTGGTTCCTGTTGATACTGCCGACCCTTCCAGCCTGGGTCTTCATATATGCGCGGTTTAAGGCCCTGCAGTGGAAGTGGTGGCTGGAAGGCGTGCGCATCGGCGACGTGCGGGCGGCCTCGACCCTGGAGCGCCACGCGCTGACTAGAAATTATTGGATCTTCGTCGGCCTTTTTTTCGCTTCGCTGCTGGCGGCGGGGATCGGCGCGGCGCTCGCCATCGCCTTCCTGCCCAAAATCCTCGGCGTCGTCTTGGCTGTATTCTTCTATCTTGCGCTGATCGTGCAATATTCGATTCTATGGCGAACCTACTTCGTCCAGCGGGTGTGGCGGATCGTCGTCAATTCGCTGACGATTCATAATCTGCACACGGCGCAAGAAGTCGCGATGCGGCTCGACGCGTCGTCGCCCACCGCGCTCGGCGAAGGCTTCGCCGACAGTCTCGACGTCGCAGGATTCTGA
- a CDS encoding SCO family protein, which translates to MANGSKGGAKGVKRGAKGAQSASGPGISRPLLIGVGAVFALMFVAFVYFTSGKPTTSTETIGGPFQLTAHTGQQVTEQDFLGRPFLVFFGYTHCPDICHTTLFEMSEILRAMGPDAKVGALFVTVDPERDTPEALKDYLSNFDPRIIGVTGPRASLDPVLREYRIFSKRAPGKDEDYSVDHTTVVYLMDKNGRFVSPFNVARRPAEAARELERHL; encoded by the coding sequence ATGGCCAACGGATCGAAGGGTGGCGCAAAGGGAGTCAAGCGCGGCGCAAAGGGCGCGCAATCCGCCAGCGGACCAGGCATCTCGAGGCCGCTGCTGATCGGCGTCGGCGCTGTCTTCGCGCTCATGTTCGTCGCCTTTGTTTACTTCACCAGCGGCAAGCCCACGACGTCGACGGAAACCATCGGGGGACCTTTTCAGCTCACCGCACATACCGGGCAGCAGGTGACAGAGCAGGATTTCCTCGGGCGCCCCTTCCTCGTTTTCTTCGGCTATACGCACTGTCCCGATATTTGTCACACCACGCTCTTCGAGATGTCGGAAATCTTGCGGGCGATGGGCCCGGATGCGAAAGTCGGCGCGCTGTTCGTCACTGTCGATCCGGAGCGAGACACGCCCGAGGCTCTCAAAGACTATCTCTCCAATTTCGATCCGCGCATCATCGGCGTCACCGGTCCGCGCGCTTCGCTCGATCCCGTGTTGCGCGAATATCGCATCTTCTCTAAGCGCGCGCCCGGCAAGGACGAGGACTATTCCGTCGACCACACCACTGTCGTGTATCTGATGGACAAGAACGGCCGCTTTGTGAGCCCGTTCAACGTGGCGCGACGCCCTGCCGAAGCCGCGCGTGAGCTTGAACGCCATCTGTAG
- a CDS encoding ABC transporter permease, protein MIRFISLAALLLLWQIGAWLSDPRRLPGPMAVFEKIYEEAVSGGLFFNLTITLARVVAAFALAMSFGAAIGYVMGRNRLADRLLDPWLVALLNLPALVVIVLAYVWAGLTEVAAIGAVALNKLPNAIVVVREGTRALDPHLEDMAHVFRFSPAARFRHLVLPQLAPYLVAATRSGLSLVWKIVLVVELLGRSNGVGFEINMAFQLFDMRLLLAYALPFVAVMLGVETFLVQPLERHVSRWRRGVSRRLDRV, encoded by the coding sequence TTGATCCGGTTCATCTCGCTTGCCGCTCTGCTCCTGCTTTGGCAAATCGGCGCGTGGCTTTCCGATCCGCGCCGACTTCCGGGACCGATGGCCGTTTTCGAGAAGATTTATGAAGAGGCGGTCTCCGGGGGGCTGTTCTTCAATCTCACGATCACGCTGGCGCGCGTCGTCGCCGCCTTCGCGCTCGCCATGAGTTTCGGCGCGGCGATCGGCTATGTCATGGGTCGCAACAGGCTCGCCGACCGGCTGCTCGATCCATGGCTGGTCGCGCTGCTCAATCTGCCGGCGCTGGTCGTCATCGTGCTCGCCTATGTCTGGGCGGGCCTCACGGAAGTCGCCGCGATCGGCGCCGTCGCGCTGAACAAGCTGCCCAACGCCATCGTCGTCGTGCGCGAAGGCACCCGCGCGCTTGATCCGCATCTTGAGGACATGGCGCATGTGTTTCGCTTTTCTCCCGCCGCGCGCTTCAGGCATCTCGTCCTGCCGCAGCTCGCGCCCTATCTTGTGGCGGCGACGCGCTCCGGCCTGTCGCTCGTCTGGAAGATCGTCCTCGTCGTCGAGCTGCTGGGGCGCTCGAACGGCGTCGGATTCGAAATCAACATGGCCTTTCAGCTCTTTGACATGAGGCTTCTGCTTGCGTACGCGCTTCCCTTCGTCGCGGTGATGCTCGGCGTCGAAACCTTTCTGGTGCAGCCTCTTGAAAGACACGTCTCCCGCTGGCGGCGCGGCGTCTCTCGACGTCTCGATCGCGTCTAA
- a CDS encoding M48 family metallopeptidase, producing the protein MNEKFEAIYFDGVVNKKRRVSLAFGPTLEICEDGAALSAWSYTDVRRIPAPADLMRLRSISAAQLAHLDIRDGDAQREVERHCPKLADDAAHEGSTLKIVTWSLAATASIVGLVWFGVPFAADRLAPLVPISWENRIGEVAERQMRQMFDGKNCTTPKGSAALAKLSKRLQDASGLRVTATIEALSEKTPNAFALPGGKVFVLAGLLEKAQSQDEILGVLAHELGHLQNRDHLRRIIADGGTAYLFGLLFGDVAGGGAVVFAGKTLLNAANSREAEARADAFAAQTLARLGRPAKPMGELLLRVTGKEKDGFLTILHDHPLSEDRLAKLSAADKATADPVLTDDEWKALKTICD; encoded by the coding sequence GTGAACGAAAAATTCGAGGCGATCTATTTCGACGGTGTCGTGAACAAGAAGCGCCGCGTCTCGCTCGCTTTCGGTCCGACGCTGGAAATATGCGAGGACGGCGCGGCTCTCTCGGCATGGTCGTACACAGACGTGCGCCGCATCCCCGCGCCAGCCGACCTGATGCGGCTGCGGTCGATAAGCGCCGCGCAATTGGCGCATCTCGACATCCGCGATGGCGACGCTCAGCGCGAGGTCGAACGCCATTGTCCGAAGCTCGCGGATGACGCGGCGCACGAAGGTTCGACGCTCAAAATCGTAACGTGGTCGCTCGCCGCGACCGCTTCGATCGTCGGCCTCGTTTGGTTCGGCGTTCCCTTCGCCGCGGACCGCTTGGCGCCGCTCGTGCCCATTTCATGGGAAAACCGTATTGGCGAAGTGGCCGAACGCCAGATGCGCCAGATGTTCGACGGCAAGAACTGCACAACGCCGAAGGGTTCGGCCGCGCTCGCGAAGCTCTCCAAACGCTTGCAGGACGCGTCCGGCCTTCGCGTGACGGCGACCATCGAGGCGCTCTCCGAAAAAACGCCGAACGCCTTCGCGCTTCCAGGAGGCAAGGTGTTCGTCCTTGCGGGACTATTGGAGAAGGCGCAGTCGCAGGATGAAATCCTGGGCGTGTTGGCGCATGAACTCGGTCATTTGCAGAACCGCGATCACCTGCGCCGCATCATCGCCGATGGCGGAACCGCCTATCTCTTCGGCCTGCTGTTTGGCGACGTGGCCGGCGGCGGCGCCGTGGTTTTCGCCGGCAAGACTTTGCTCAACGCCGCCAATTCGCGGGAAGCCGAGGCGCGGGCCGACGCATTCGCGGCGCAAACGCTCGCCCGCCTCGGCCGGCCCGCGAAACCGATGGGCGAATTGCTGCTGCGCGTGACGGGCAAGGAAAAAGACGGCTTCCTCACCATCCTCCACGATCACCCCTTGAGCGAAGACAGACTCGCCAAGCTCTCGGCCGCGGACAAAGCCACGGCCGATCCGGTGCTCACAGACGACGAATGGAAGGCGCTGAAGACGATCTGCGACTAG
- a CDS encoding ABC transporter substrate-binding protein, whose product MQRFFVAFAAGLASVFLLAAPAQAEKLRIALQKTGTLGWELAVAKAFGLDTEAKLDIDGTELASTDAGKIAIQGGGADLIISDWLWVARQRAQGAKLTFYPHSSAIGAVMTKNPAIKSVKDLAGKTLGVAGGPLDKSWLMLKAYALKNGVDLDKSATVLYGAPPLIAEKALQGEIDAALEFWNFAADLEAQGFTRAVELTDVEKALGAKGDVVVTGYVFDEDFAAKNRDALARFFAMSRKAKELIATSDKAWGVVKTQRLRGKDARTIEIYRKRYVAGAPKRSIAQEEADARALYGALAALGGEKLVGPSKTIDPGTFYKGAEVKPH is encoded by the coding sequence ATGCAACGCTTCTTCGTCGCTTTCGCCGCCGGTCTCGCCAGCGTCTTTCTCCTCGCCGCGCCGGCGCAGGCGGAAAAACTACGTATCGCGCTGCAGAAGACCGGCACGCTTGGCTGGGAACTTGCCGTCGCCAAGGCGTTCGGCCTCGACACGGAAGCGAAGCTCGATATCGACGGCACCGAGCTCGCCTCGACCGACGCCGGCAAGATCGCCATCCAGGGCGGCGGCGCCGACCTCATCATCTCCGATTGGCTGTGGGTGGCGCGTCAGCGCGCGCAGGGCGCGAAGCTGACCTTCTATCCGCACTCATCGGCGATCGGCGCGGTGATGACCAAGAATCCCGCGATCAAGAGCGTCAAGGATCTCGCCGGCAAGACGCTCGGCGTCGCCGGCGGGCCGCTCGACAAGAGCTGGCTCATGCTCAAAGCCTATGCGCTCAAGAACGGCGTTGATCTCGACAAATCCGCGACCGTGCTCTACGGCGCGCCGCCGCTCATCGCCGAAAAGGCGCTACAGGGCGAGATCGACGCGGCGCTCGAATTCTGGAATTTCGCCGCCGATCTTGAGGCGCAAGGCTTCACGCGCGCTGTCGAACTCACCGATGTCGAAAAGGCGCTTGGCGCCAAGGGCGACGTCGTCGTCACCGGCTATGTCTTCGACGAAGATTTCGCGGCGAAGAACAGGGACGCGCTGGCGCGCTTCTTCGCGATGAGCAGGAAAGCCAAGGAGCTGATCGCGACTTCGGACAAGGCTTGGGGCGTGGTCAAGACGCAGCGCCTTCGCGGCAAGGACGCCAGGACCATCGAGATTTACCGCAAGCGCTATGTCGCCGGCGCGCCGAAACGCTCGATCGCGCAGGAAGAGGCCGACGCGCGCGCGCTCTATGGCGCGCTCGCAGCCCTCGGCGGCGAAAAGCTCGTCGGCCCCAGCAAGACGATTGATCCGGGAACCTTCTACAAGGGCGCCGAGGTCAAGCCGCATTGA
- the rpoH gene encoding RNA polymerase sigma factor RpoH gives MANALPIVSEDGLARYLSEIRRFPMLEPQQEYMLAKRWREHEDAKAAQELITSHLRLVAKIAMGYRGYGLPIGEIVSEGNVGLMQAVKRFEPERGFRLATYAMWWIRASIQEYILRSWSLVKMGTTASQKKLFFNLRKAKSRISAFEEGDLKPENVEKIAHRLGVSKQDVIDMNRRMGGDASLNTPLREEGEGEWQDWLVDDSVDQEHLLVAHEESDNRLKALRGALDVLNPRERRIFEARRLSDDPVTLETLSEEFGVSRERVRQIEVRAFEKVQAAVRDGVARIEAAPAPAAP, from the coding sequence ATGGCGAATGCCTTGCCAATCGTCTCAGAAGACGGCCTAGCCCGCTATCTATCTGAAATCAGGCGGTTTCCAATGTTGGAGCCGCAGCAGGAATATATGCTTGCCAAGCGCTGGCGCGAGCATGAAGACGCAAAAGCCGCGCAGGAATTGATCACGTCGCATCTGCGGCTCGTGGCGAAGATCGCCATGGGCTATCGCGGCTACGGCTTGCCGATCGGGGAAATCGTTTCCGAAGGCAATGTCGGCCTCATGCAGGCCGTCAAGCGCTTCGAGCCCGAGCGCGGCTTCCGCCTTGCGACCTATGCAATGTGGTGGATCCGCGCCTCCATCCAAGAGTATATTTTGCGCTCCTGGTCGCTCGTCAAAATGGGCACCACCGCGAGTCAGAAGAAGCTCTTCTTCAATCTTCGCAAGGCCAAGAGCCGCATCTCGGCCTTCGAGGAAGGCGACCTGAAGCCCGAGAACGTCGAAAAGATCGCGCATCGGCTTGGCGTGTCCAAGCAGGACGTCATCGACATGAATCGCCGCATGGGCGGCGACGCTTCGCTCAACACGCCTTTGCGCGAGGAGGGCGAAGGCGAATGGCAGGACTGGCTTGTCGACGACAGCGTCGACCAGGAGCATCTGCTCGTCGCCCACGAAGAAAGCGACAATCGCCTGAAGGCGCTGCGCGGCGCGCTTGACGTGCTCAATCCGCGCGAGCGGCGCATCTTCGAGGCGCGCCGACTGTCCGACGATCCTGTCACGCTCGAAACGCTCTCCGAGGAATTCGGCGTGTCGCGTGAGCGCGTGCGCCAGATCGAGGTGCGCGCCTTCGAGAAGGTGCAGGCGGCGGTGCGCGACGGCGTCGCGCGGATCGAAGCTGCGCCCGCGCCGGCGGCGCCGTAG
- a CDS encoding SDR family oxidoreductase translates to MSHWLIAGASRGIGLEAARQLSARGERVTASARSAAGMAALKAAAPEATTLQFDVRDEAQIKAAAARVSDPVDVLIVNAGAYGPQRQSSTDMDFEGALDLLSVNTLGPLRVVQAFLPLIKRGARPRIVMMSSILGSMSLEGTFNVAYRVSKAGLNKIAQCLAADLKAEGVIVVAMHPGWVRTDMGGADATLDVRDSVAGIIRVAESLTLADTRRYLDYRGQDIPW, encoded by the coding sequence ATGTCCCATTGGCTCATCGCCGGCGCGAGCCGCGGCATTGGATTGGAGGCTGCGCGTCAGCTTTCAGCGCGAGGGGAGCGCGTGACCGCGAGCGCGCGCAGCGCGGCGGGCATGGCGGCGCTGAAAGCGGCCGCGCCTGAGGCGACGACATTGCAGTTCGACGTGCGCGACGAGGCCCAGATCAAGGCCGCCGCCGCACGGGTTTCCGATCCTGTCGACGTGCTCATCGTCAACGCCGGCGCCTATGGGCCGCAGCGCCAATCCTCCACCGACATGGATTTCGAAGGCGCGCTCGATCTTCTCTCGGTCAATACGCTGGGTCCGCTGCGCGTCGTCCAGGCCTTTCTTCCGCTTATAAAACGCGGCGCGCGTCCCCGCATCGTCATGATGTCGAGCATACTCGGCTCAATGTCGCTCGAGGGGACATTCAATGTCGCTTACCGCGTATCTAAAGCGGGGCTGAACAAGATCGCGCAATGTCTCGCCGCCGATCTGAAGGCGGAAGGCGTCATCGTCGTCGCGATGCATCCCGGCTGGGTGCGCACCGACATGGGCGGGGCGGACGCCACGCTCGACGTGCGCGACAGCGTGGCCGGAATCATTCGTGTCGCCGAGTCGCTGACCCTCGCCGATACGCGCCGCTATCTCGACTACCGCGGCCAAGACATTCCCTGGTGA
- a CDS encoding endonuclease domain-containing protein: MKINDGLSGFRRANAKRLRANATSAEDRLWRALDRVPLDKTHFRRQAPVGPYVVDFVSLRARLVIELDGPSHTEPGAAAKDARRTAWLENEGYRVLRFWNADVFDNIDGVLETIHAALYRPSP; the protein is encoded by the coding sequence ATGAAAATTAATGACGGGCTTAGCGGCTTTCGTCGCGCCAACGCCAAACGACTTCGCGCCAATGCGACCAGCGCCGAAGATCGCCTGTGGCGCGCGCTCGACCGTGTGCCGCTCGACAAGACTCATTTTCGGCGTCAGGCGCCGGTCGGTCCGTATGTCGTCGATTTCGTCTCGCTGCGCGCCCGGCTTGTGATCGAACTCGACGGACCGTCGCATACGGAACCAGGCGCAGCGGCGAAAGACGCGCGCCGCACGGCTTGGCTGGAGAACGAGGGCTACCGTGTTCTTCGATTCTGGAACGCAGACGTTTTCGACAATATCGATGGCGTGTTGGAGACGATCCATGCGGCGCTTTACCGACCCTCCCCTTGA